The Candidatus Omnitrophota bacterium genome has a segment encoding these proteins:
- a CDS encoding M48 family metallopeptidase gives MDDKAKDYARIRLRLSLIEIVIGFVFLAVFQFAGFSRDLAQWADAHTLFLWSQVFLYFLVFASAFWVVSLPLGWYRSFKLEHEYHLSNQSPGDWFKDELKSSLLSLLLVGAMVQGLYFLLHYFSRSWWFLAAVGWLLITVLLARVFPVLILPLFYKLTPLEDVSLKKRLMDLVEKTGMTAINAFKMDMGAKTRKANAALMGVGRSRRVVLGDTLLENFSSEEIEVVLAHELGHHKLRHIAQHLVLSTAAALGGFYLIHLSEPFWLSVAGVESVSSVAAFPLICLILTGLSLVLMPLQNGFSRVLERQADQFALSLTGRSEDFISCMEKLALQNLADPTPHPFVEWFFYDHPAISKRLAMGRAYAESLS, from the coding sequence ATGGATGACAAAGCCAAGGACTATGCCAGAATCCGCTTGCGCCTCTCTCTTATTGAAATTGTAATCGGTTTTGTATTCCTGGCCGTATTTCAGTTCGCGGGATTCTCCCGTGACCTTGCTCAATGGGCAGACGCCCACACTCTTTTTCTCTGGTCCCAGGTCTTCCTTTACTTTCTTGTCTTTGCATCGGCTTTCTGGGTGGTATCCTTGCCCTTGGGATGGTATCGCTCCTTTAAGCTGGAGCATGAGTATCATCTTTCGAATCAGAGTCCGGGCGATTGGTTCAAGGATGAGCTCAAGTCCAGCCTGTTATCCCTGCTGCTCGTGGGGGCGATGGTGCAAGGGCTTTACTTTCTCCTGCACTATTTTTCCCGGAGCTGGTGGTTCCTGGCTGCCGTGGGATGGTTGCTGATCACCGTTCTCCTGGCCCGTGTCTTTCCGGTCCTGATCCTCCCACTCTTCTATAAGTTGACGCCTCTGGAAGACGTGTCCCTGAAGAAACGCCTCATGGATTTAGTGGAGAAGACGGGTATGACTGCGATCAATGCCTTTAAGATGGATATGGGGGCCAAGACCCGCAAGGCAAACGCGGCGCTCATGGGAGTGGGTCGGTCCAGACGGGTTGTCTTGGGAGATACCTTGCTGGAGAACTTCAGCTCAGAGGAGATTGAAGTCGTTTTAGCGCACGAACTCGGGCATCACAAACTGCGGCATATTGCGCAACACCTGGTGCTTTCTACGGCTGCGGCGCTCGGGGGGTTTTATTTGATCCATCTGAGCGAACCCTTTTGGCTGTCCGTGGCCGGTGTTGAGAGTGTCAGCAGTGTGGCGGCCTTTCCCCTGATCTGTTTGATTTTGACCGGGCTCAGTTTGGTCTTGATGCCTTTGCAAAACGGTTTTTCGCGGGTTTTGGAGCGGCAGGCCGATCAATTTGCCCTCAGTCTCACAGGACGCTCAGAGGATTTCATTTCCTGCATGGAGAAATTGGCCTTGCAGAACTTGGCGGATCCTACCCCCCATCCTTTTGTGGAATGGTTCTTCTATGATCACCCCGCCATTTCCAAACGCCTGGCCATGGGGCGCGCCTATGCGGAGTCCTTATCATGA